Genomic DNA from Streptomyces sp. GS7:
AGGGAGGCGGCACCGACCAGGCATTCCTGATCTCCAACGCCACGCGGATCCTCGGCGCGGCCGCGATCTGCTCCGACTCCGACGGCAGCGTGACCATCGGCAGGGACGGCTACGGCACCTCGAAGTGCACCGTGAACCAACTGGAGACGGCTGCGAAGACCAACAGCGTCACCGTCCGCGTCACCATGAACCCCAAGTCCGGCGGTGCCGAGACGGTCGAGGAGAAGTACCACCCGTAAGCCCCGGCACCCCTTCGCCGCGGCCACCACCCGTTCGACCAACGTCTACGCCAACGTGCTGTGCCCGGACCCCAGCGCCCTGTTCACCTACCTCACCACCAGGGTCGCGGCGCTGCCCTCGATCCAGCACATGGAGACCGCAGCGGTCACCCAGACCATCAAGACCCTCTGACGCACGGATCGGAACCGCCCGCGGACGTGACCGTACGCCTCGCGCTTCCGCCTGGCCCGGCGTCCAGGAAGTGATCACATGAGCAGCAAGCGCCTCCGACCGGCAACACCATTGACATGGCGGACAGTTCGATCGCCTGACCTGTGCAATGGCCGCCCTGCGGTGACCCGACAGCCGCCGACTGTCGGACAGGGCAACGCGGTTGTCCGCCGGGAACCTGCCGGGGAAGCGGTGCCGCGGCGGCCGGATGGGGAGCAGCAGGGCAGCCAGCGTGGCGTGAGCATGGCTCGATGGCTCCGCACCATGCGTACATGCCGCCAGCGCGACAGCAGGGCTCGTCGTAGCACCGAGACAGCGGACTTCCCGAGGGGAGTCCGGCCGGGGCCGAACTCCGGCCGCCGGCCGGGCTTCCCCGAGAAGCCCGGCCGGCGGCCTTTTCTTCCGACTGCGGGTCGAGCAGTGCCCCGCGGTCTGGCCCTTCAGAGGCCGAAAGGGTCCGGGACCGGCCTGTGGCGCGGACGCCGGGCCCGGTGTTATTCCCCGGCGCCCCCACCCACCGCACGTACCGGGCCTTCCCCGCCTTCCTTGGCTTCCCCGGCTTCCTTGCCTCCCTTGCCTTCCCTGCCCTCCGAGCCCCCGCTCTTACCTTCATCGCCCCCCTTGTCTCCCCTGTCTCCCTTGTCGCCCTCGTCCCCCTTGCCTTCCCGGCCCTCCGAGCCTCCGGCCTTGCCTTCGTCGCCCCTCTTGTCTCCCCTGCCTTCCCTGCCCTCCGAACCTCCGCTCCTGCCTTCGCCGCCCCCCTTGTCACCCATGAAGTCGACGCTGTTGTCGCAGCCCATGGACGAGCCCATCCTGGTGCTCTGCGCACCGGGGGAGCCCTCGCCGCCGAGCGCGTTACCCAGCACGCCGTTGAGGATCCCGACCTCGCCGAGGACGTCGACGTTCGTGTCGTGCGACCGGCACTGGCTGCCCTGCCTGACCTCGAAGTCGGTGCCGCCCCTCCCGCCTTCCTTCTCGCCATGGGCGTACGCGGTGCCGGCGCCCACGAAGCCGAAGCTGCCGAGGACGGCGGCCACGACTGCGGCCTTCTGAAGCTTGCGCATTTTTTCTCCGGTGGTCGAACGGATGCAATCCGTGATATAGCGACTTCGTACAGTCATAGGAGGCTAATACGAAATATTCCGGAGGTAATCGATGACGCGCCGGATTCACGGCCGTTGCGAACGAGCAGCTGTCGGGAGCCGCCCTGCGCCCTGGGCAGGACGGGCATCGACTGGCCGCGACAGGTGCAGACACTCCGCTCCAACAGCCCTGACCCCAGGGGCCGGCGTGCGCGCCACACATGGCGTCGCTCCTGCGCCCGCCATCACAGCCGGCGGAGCCCACGAACACAGGACCTCACACTCGTGCTTGCCCAGGTGAGCCAGCTCCGGACGGCGCAGCTCGTGATCCGGGGGGAATGCGTTGAGCCAGCGCCTGATCGCCACTGTGCCGCGCCGCGCTCCGCCATCTCGCGTACCCGCATCCATCCGCTTCGCTGCTGAGGGACGGGGGCGCCGTACGGCTTGGTGCTCGCCGCGACGATCCGTAGGCCGTCCTTCCCAGCGGAGGCGTGGCCTTTCCCGGCTGCTCGCTCCGTAGCCAGGGGGCCGGACCCCGCCCGCTCCGCGGAGAGGTGGAGCACGGTCGGGGAGCTGTCCACGGTGATGGCGCTCGGCGTCTTCCCTGGTGCAGTCCGGGCCACCGTGGCCTCTTCGTCCGTCTTGGCGCCTGCCCCATCAGGGGTGGGAGGCAGAGCGGGCCGTGCCTGGACCAGAATCACTACGCGGTGCGTGGTCTCCGTTCCGGTGCCCTGCCGTGCGCTCATCGTTCCGCCCTCCCTCACTCGCTGCTGACGACCACCGGATGGAAGCTGACCGCCCGTCCGTGACATGAGGTCGATGTGATGCACAACACAGGGCGGGGTGGGGACCGTTGAGGTGGTGTCGCATGACGTCCCCCGGGCTGCTGCAGACGGTCAACAGTCCTGTCGCTTATGCAGGTTGACGCCGGGATCGGCGGCGTCCACTGGATGCCGTGGGCTTCCACATGACTGGGGCACGGCGGCCGAGGGGCACGCGGTGGTCGGCCGGACCGGTCGGGACGGCACACCGATCCGACCGCGCGGCACCGTCGCGCCAGGGCATCCCCGTTCCTTCACTTGGTGGAACGGGAACCTCGCACGGAGTGCGCCGGACCGGCAGGCCGGATGCTGTGCCGGCGTGCCAGGCTGAGGGCTGCCGGTCGTCGTGCATCACCGGGTGCGGCGCCGCGCGCGTGAATCGCCGGGTGCGGCGCGTTGCGCCTCGTGAAGGGCTTGTCTGTCCAGAGCGGACGATCACGGCAGAGGGCAGTACCCACTACTCCTTGCCACTCTCAACATATAGCGGACTGGGGGCCTTGCGGCAAGGCCCCGGTCATACCGCACAATCGCTGACCTCAGCCAGAACCTTCGGTAATGGGGGCTTTTCCAAGTGCATGTGTTGTTCTCGGCCTGTGGGTCGTGTGGCGGTGGCGAGCCGGCGTTGGGACTCCATCCGCGATCGCGGGCGCTCGGCGCCGAGGTGCGCGCAGATGCGCCGTTGGACCTCGCGGGCGCGACCTCGGATCGGAGCTGGTGACGTGAATCCCCTGAGCACCAGCGTGTTCGACCTTCCCGACCGCCTCTCCCCCAAGGCCGACCCGACACTGATAGCCGGCGACGAGCTGCACTTCGCGGCCATCGCGGAGAGCCTTGAGCAGTCGATCGCCGAACTGTCCGACCGCCTCGACGCCGAGCTGAGGGCGCCCGGCGGCATCGGCCGCCAGGCGATGGACCGGGACGCGGAGGTCCAGCGACTGACCGGGCGCCTGCGCGCCCTGCGTCGCTTCGGATGGGATCTGTGCCTCGGGCGCGTCGTCGGCGCGGACGACCCCGAGCCCGTGTACATCGGACGGCTCGGCCTCACCGACAGCACGGGACGTCGGCTGCTGGTCGACTGGCGCTCCCCCGCGGCCGCATCGTTCTTCGCGGCGACCCACGCCAACCCGATGGGTCTGGCGAGCCGCCGCAGGTACCGCTGGACGAGCGGCCGGATCAGCGACTACTGGGACGAGGTGTTCACCGCCGACGGACTGGACGGGCATTCCGCACTGGATGACCAGTCCGCGTTCATCGCCAGTCTGGGCAGCACCCGGTCGTCCCGGATGCGCGACGTGCTGGCCACCATCCAGGCCGACCAGGACGCCATCATCCGGGCGGGATCCCGGGGCGCTCTCGTCGTCGACGGCGGTCCGGGTACGGGCAAGACCGTGGTCGCTCTGCATCGGACCGCCCACCTCCTCTACTCCGACCCTCGCCTCGGCCACCGTCACGGCGGCGTGCTGTTCGTCGGTCCGCACCAGCCCTACCTGGCCTATGTCGAGGACGTCCTGCCCAGTCTCGGGGAGGAGGGCGTGCAGACCTGCACCGTACGGGACCTCGTCGCCGAAGGGGCCGGAGCGGCGGTCGAGGCCGACCCGGACGTCGCCCTGCTGAAGTCGTCCGCGGACATGGTCAAGGCAATCGAGGCGGCCGTCAGGTTCTACGAGGAGCCGCCGGCCGAGGGGATGACGGTCACGACCGACTGGGCCGACATCTGGCTGAGCGCGGACGACTGGGCCGAGGCGTTCGACGCGCCGGATCCCAGCACTGAGCACAACGAGGCGCGCGAGCAGATCTGGGAGGAACTGGTCACGATCCTGCTGGACAAGCTCGACGGCGATGTCTCGCCCGACGTGTTCCACAGCTCGCTGCGGCACGACGAGGAGCTGGTCACCGCCCTCAACCGCGCATGGCCCCTGCTCGAAGCGACCGACCTCGTCGGAGACCTGTGGTCGGTCCCCGCGTATCTGCGGCTGTGCGCTCCCTGGCTCAGCCGCGATGAGGTGCGCAGGCTGCAGCGCAAGGAGGCGCCCCAGGCATGGACGGTGTCCGACCTGCCGCTCCTGGACGCGGCGCGGCAGCGGCTCGGCGACCCGGAGGCGGCACGTCGCAAGCGCCGGCAGGAGGCCGCCGTCGCCGCCGAACGCGCCCGCATGGCCGACGTCATCGACAACGTGCTGGCGGCCGATGACGACGGTGAAGGCGCAGTGACGATGCTGCGCGGACAGGATCTGCGGGACAGGCTGATCGACCGGACCGCCGTGCCCGGCGCCGACCCGGACCGGCTCGCCGGCCCGTTCGCGCACATCGTCGTGGACGAGGCGCAGGAACTGACCGACGCGGAGTGGCAGATGCTGCTGCTGCGCTGTCCGTCCCGAAGCTTCACCATCGTCGGGGACCGCGCCCAGGCCAGGCGCGGGTTCACGGAGTCGTGGCAGGAACGGCTGAAGCGGATCGGGCTCGACCGGATCGAGGTGGCCTCCCTGAGCGTCAACTACCGTACGCCGGAAGAGGTCATGGCGGAGGCCGAGCCGTTCATCCGGGCCGAGCTCCCCGACGCCAACGTGCCGACGTCCATCCGCAGCGGCGGTGTACCCGTCACCTACGGATCCGTTGCGGATCGGGAGTCGATCCTCGGCGCCTGGCTCGCCGCGCATGCCGATGGGATCGCCTGCGTCATCGGCGATCCCACGTTCCAGGCGACGTCCCGTGTGCGGTCGCTGACCCCGGAACTTTCGAAGGGGCTGGAGTTCGACCTGGTCGTTGTCGTCGACCCGGAGGAGTTCGGCAAGGGCATCGAAGGAGCGGTCGATCGCTATGTCGCGATGACCCGGGCGACCCGGCAACTCGTCATCCTGACGAGCTCCTGACGGGCTCCTGACGTCGACCCGTTGTGGGCCACGTCCCCGATCCGCCACCGGGCCGCCGCTCCTCGTGGCGCCCCGGCTTGACCGGTTCCTCGTAGCGCTCCCGGGTCCCACGGCCGATCATCTCGGACATCACCCCCGCGGACCCGGGTGCGACACCCCTCTGTGCCGCCAACTCGCCCAGAACACCCGCCCATTGACACCATGCGGCGGCCTACCCGGGCCGGGCAGGGTGCCTGGGAACGGCGCGTGAAGCCGTCCTGCCCCTGCCGCCAGTGCGTGGAACGGCAAACCACCCAACAGAACACCGGCGGCATCAGCGGACCACGCACCCACGGACAACCCCGGTCCCGCGTCATCACCGGCGACGACGCATCGGCGCGCATCGCGCGCGCGGGAGCGTGTGTCGAGCGGGCCGGCCATGGGGAACATGCGGCCACGGGCCGGGCGGCACCGGCCTGCCCAAGACCACCGTCCACCGCCTGCCGGCGTCGATGTGCGACGCCGGGCGACACCAATTGCCGGAGGCTCTTACAAGCGCTGACCCGGTGAGCCGAGTTCGGCCTGCCGAAGACTGCGGAACACCGCGGGGGTCGCCCAGCCGCGCAGCATGGCGTGAATCGTCGATCGGAATGCCGCCTCGGCCGTGTGGGCGTCGAAGCCCCCAGCCAGTTCGAGCGTCACGAGCCCGTGCAGGGTCACCCAGAGCGAGAGGGCGATCGACGTCACTTCGCCGGCGAGGACGGACCCTTCCACACCCCGGTCGATCGCCGCGATGAGCGGCCGGATGGGGTCACGGGCGCCGACCGCCCCCGACGGCTCGAAGGACTGCACCCCTCCGAACAGCACCATGTACAGGTGCCTGTGTCCGCATCCCCATCGCCGGTACGCGACGGCCAGTGCGTACATGTCGGCGAGGGGGTCCTGAGAAGTCGGCACCGCCGACAGGTCCTGGAACAGGCTGGCGACGGCTCGGTCGCGCACCGCCCCGATCAACCCGTCCTTACCGCCGAACAGGGAGTACACCGCCGTCGTCGACGCGCCGGCGGCAGCCGCCACGGCGCGGACTGTGACCGACTCCCGCGGACCCGTGGCGAGCAGCTCGGTCGCGCACTCCACAAGCCGCTCTTTGACCGTCTCGTCGTTCGTCCTGGGCCTACCCACGACGAGAAGCCTACCTCCTCTGATAACGTCGTTTTGAAACGGCGTTCCGAAACTCCGGGGGTCCATCTTGCCCACATTCGCCCTGCGCCTTGTCCGCTTCGCCGGACGCTTACTACTGGCGCTGACTGCCGTCACAACGCTGGTTGTTGTCTTTCTCGTACTGATCGTCCTCACGGACGGGGCCGGCTCGGGACTCGCCGCATGGCTCACGACCCTTGGACTCGCTTCTGCCGCCGCACTGTGGCGGGGCCGCGGCCGTACCCGGGCGGCGCGACTCGTGCCGTTCCTACCGGTGGTTGTCGCGGCGGCACTGACGGCGTCGGTCTGCATCCCTACCGTGCCCACGACCCGGCGGTACCCGCCCGCCCTGCCGTTCGTGGCCACACAGCACTGGAAACTGGCCACAGGCAGCCAGGTCGCGGTGTACCACTACCCGCCCGCAGCACCCAGAACTCGACACCCCATCCCGCTCGTGTACCTCAACGGTGGACCAGTCCGCGGCATATCGGTACTCGACCACCGGTTCCTGCAACTCCTGGCGCGCCAGGGCTACGACGTCTACGCCTACGAACAGGCCGGCGGCGGCCGCAGCGACCTGCTCTCCATGGACCAGTACACGATCTCCAGATCAGTCCGTGACCTCGACGCCTTCACCCGCCGTCTGGACAGGGGCAAGGTCGACGTCCTCGGCTTCTCGTCAGGCGCGGTCGTGGTCACACGTGCCCTGGCCGCCCCCTCCGTCGCCGCACATCTGCACCGGGCGATCATCGCTGAGCCCGGCCCGATGGACGGCTCCACGTCGAGGATCACCGGGCACCAGGGACGCCCATCCGCACGCGGTCTCGCGCCGGGCATGACCGGACCACGATCAACGCAACTCCCCCGGTACGCCGTGGCATTCGGACTCATGCGACTCGGGCTCCTCACCCCTGACACCGGACTGATCGGACAGGCTGAAGGCGACAACGCATTCACCGCCGCAGACCTCGGCAGCGACACCGCGTCCGCCTACTGCGCGCGCGACGCGCACCGCATCCCGACCGAAGACACGGCACAGAACTTCTCCTTCAGCTCCGCTCCCAGCCTCCACATCCAGCAGACGGTGAAGGACTCACCCTCCAGCGCCCCGCAACTGAGGCGCTCCAAGACGCCCGCCATGCTGATGATCGCCGAGTGCTCTTCCCAGGTTCGCCAATGGGAGACCACCATCCTTGCCAACGACCCCGCTGTCCAACGCACGCAGTACATGCCGGAAGTCGGGCATCACATGTGGAACGGTCTGGATGACAACAACGACCGAGCCGCCGCCGTCATCACCTCGTTCCTTCAAGGCAAGCCGGCCCCCCTGCCGAACTACCCCACCCGCGACGAGATCCCCGCCTTCCTACGCGACCACAAGTGACGCCCCCAGCCCGTCCCCGGCAGCTGCGCGTCAACGATGGAAGCTGCATGGGTCCCACCTCCAGTACAGCCACCGAGTGCTCCCCAGAAGAGACGCCCCTTGTTCGGGCCGGCCTTCGGCCCGATGATGCAGGCACGGCGGTTCGGCAGTGCCCTGGGCGTTCCTCTGCC
This window encodes:
- the helR gene encoding RNA polymerase recycling motor ATPase HelR; protein product: MNPLSTSVFDLPDRLSPKADPTLIAGDELHFAAIAESLEQSIAELSDRLDAELRAPGGIGRQAMDRDAEVQRLTGRLRALRRFGWDLCLGRVVGADDPEPVYIGRLGLTDSTGRRLLVDWRSPAAASFFAATHANPMGLASRRRYRWTSGRISDYWDEVFTADGLDGHSALDDQSAFIASLGSTRSSRMRDVLATIQADQDAIIRAGSRGALVVDGGPGTGKTVVALHRTAHLLYSDPRLGHRHGGVLFVGPHQPYLAYVEDVLPSLGEEGVQTCTVRDLVAEGAGAAVEADPDVALLKSSADMVKAIEAAVRFYEEPPAEGMTVTTDWADIWLSADDWAEAFDAPDPSTEHNEAREQIWEELVTILLDKLDGDVSPDVFHSSLRHDEELVTALNRAWPLLEATDLVGDLWSVPAYLRLCAPWLSRDEVRRLQRKEAPQAWTVSDLPLLDAARQRLGDPEAARRKRRQEAAVAAERARMADVIDNVLAADDDGEGAVTMLRGQDLRDRLIDRTAVPGADPDRLAGPFAHIVVDEAQELTDAEWQMLLLRCPSRSFTIVGDRAQARRGFTESWQERLKRIGLDRIEVASLSVNYRTPEEVMAEAEPFIRAELPDANVPTSIRSGGVPVTYGSVADRESILGAWLAAHADGIACVIGDPTFQATSRVRSLTPELSKGLEFDLVVVVDPEEFGKGIEGAVDRYVAMTRATRQLVILTSS
- a CDS encoding TetR/AcrR family transcriptional regulator, whose amino-acid sequence is MGRPRTNDETVKERLVECATELLATGPRESVTVRAVAAAAGASTTAVYSLFGGKDGLIGAVRDRAVASLFQDLSAVPTSQDPLADMYALAVAYRRWGCGHRHLYMVLFGGVQSFEPSGAVGARDPIRPLIAAIDRGVEGSVLAGEVTSIALSLWVTLHGLVTLELAGGFDAHTAEAAFRSTIHAMLRGWATPAVFRSLRQAELGSPGQRL
- a CDS encoding alpha/beta fold hydrolase codes for the protein MPTFALRLVRFAGRLLLALTAVTTLVVVFLVLIVLTDGAGSGLAAWLTTLGLASAAALWRGRGRTRAARLVPFLPVVVAAALTASVCIPTVPTTRRYPPALPFVATQHWKLATGSQVAVYHYPPAAPRTRHPIPLVYLNGGPVRGISVLDHRFLQLLARQGYDVYAYEQAGGGRSDLLSMDQYTISRSVRDLDAFTRRLDRGKVDVLGFSSGAVVVTRALAAPSVAAHLHRAIIAEPGPMDGSTSRITGHQGRPSARGLAPGMTGPRSTQLPRYAVAFGLMRLGLLTPDTGLIGQAEGDNAFTAADLGSDTASAYCARDAHRIPTEDTAQNFSFSSAPSLHIQQTVKDSPSSAPQLRRSKTPAMLMIAECSSQVRQWETTILANDPAVQRTQYMPEVGHHMWNGLDDNNDRAAAVITSFLQGKPAPLPNYPTRDEIPAFLRDHK